The sequence TCCGATCAGCAGAGAGACCAGCATGGCAACACCTGCCGGCACTCCTGAAGTTATCATTCCCGCACAAAGTGCAGTGGACAACGCCAGAACGGAACCAACTGATAAATCAATGGCACCTGTAAGTATAACAAAGGTCATACCAAAAGCGATAAAACCATTTATGGAAGACTGTCTTAAAAGTGAGAGAAAATTGCCGGTCGTACGAAATTCCGGGCTTATGATACTGATCAGTGCCACAATAAGAACCAGAGAAATCAGTGCGCCATAATCTCCCATAATATTGAACCATTTTTGTCTCTTTTCTTTCATCACAGTTTCCCTCCTGTTGCAAGAGTCATGATTTTTTCCTGATTCGCTTCTCCCTTATTAAGGATACCGCGGACTGTGCCTTCCCTGATTATCATAATCCGGTCACTCATTCCCAAAATTTCCGGGAGTTCAGAAGAAACCATAATGATTGCAACTCCTTTTGCTGCCAGTTCATTAATAATGTTATAGATCTCTTTCTTTGCGCCTACATCTACTCCCCTTGTTGGCTCATCAAGGATCAATATTCTGGGATTGGTATATACCCATTTGGCAAACACGACCTTCTGCTGGTTTCCACCGCTTAACTTTCCACATTCCTGAGCCTGATGGAAACAGCGTATTTTCAATTCATTGATTGCATTTGCGGCTAAACTTTTTTCTTTTCCTTTATTAATTACATGATACCGGTCAGATATGGAGGCCAGATTTGTCAGGGAAATGTTGTTTTTTATGCTGTCTTCCAGCATAAGCCCCTCGGTTTTTCTGTCTTCCGTGATAAAGCCGATTCCATATTTTATGGCTGCAGCAGGATTGTCTATGGAACATTTGGTGCCATCAATAAAGATGTCACCTCCATCATGCTGCATATTTCCAAATATGGACCTCATGATTTCCGTGCGCCCCGCTCCCATGAGGCCGGACACCCCCAGCACTTCGCCTTCTTTTACTGAAAAATTAATATTTTCATATATTCCTTTTTTTGTAAAACCTGATACCTTTAATATTTCTTTTCCAATAGAACTCTTTCTTTCCGGATACCGTTCCCCAATCTCACGTCCAATCATCATTTTTACGATATCTTTTTCATTGGTATCTTTTGTTTCTTTTGTTCCCACATACTGCCCGTCCCTTAAGACTGTAATCCTGTCACACAGTTCAAATATCTCCTCCATGCGATGGGAAATATAAATGATGGAAACTCCGTCTTTCTGCAGCTTCTTTATTACCTTAAAAAGAATTTCCGTTTCACTGGCCGTAAGTGCCGCCGTAGGCTCATCCATGATGATCACCTTTGCCTCGCTCATAAGCGCCCTGCAGATTTCTATCATCTGCTGCTGCCCTACCGCCAGCTCTGCCATCCTTTTCTTCACAGGTATTTTAACCCCTAATTTATCCAGAATAGTTTCTGCCTGTTTTTGCATTTCTTTTTTATTGCAGATTCCTCCACGAGTGGTTATTTCCTTCCCCAGGAAGAGATTTTCTTCTACTGTCAGGTCAAAAAGTACATTCAGTTCCTGATGGATCAGGATAATTCCTGCATGTTCCGCTTCTTTCGGCGTTTTATATACAACCTCTTCTCCATCGATCAAAACCGTTCCGGAATCTTTCTCATAGATACCTGTCAGTATCTTCATGAGAGTGGATTTTCCAGCCCCGTTTTCTCCCATCAGTGCATGGACCTCGCCGCTTTTCAGGCTGAAACCGGCATCAGACAGTACTGCATGATCACTAAACGATTTACAGATTCCTTTCATCTCAATTTGCATAGCTCTTCTCCCTATCCTTAACCCTGGGCTGCAAAAATGCAGGCTGAAACCAATATAATGTTTGCAAACGCAGTTATTTCACCGGTCCTTATGACAGCCTTACACGTTTTTGTCTGTTCTTTCAGATTTTCATGGGATGTAAAGCATTCCACTGCATCCGGAAACTTTTTTTTCATCATGCTTCGTATGTTTTCCACCATTTCCGGATTATGTTCTTTCATTTCCTCTGCCAAAATGTAAGATTCTACTGCCATATCGTCAGTAACCGCATCTAAAGTTTCCAGGAATGAAGGAATATTAAAACGCAAAGCTAAATCAATCCGTTTTGTCTCATCCGGTATAGGCAGTCCGCAATCTCCGATGCAAATCGAATTCGTATGCCCCATGGAAGAAAGTACGCTTGATATGCTGCTGTTTAAAATTCCATTTCTCTTCATGGTTTTCCTCCAATCCCACAACTGTCACCTGCATTACTACCGTCAGACTGGCTTTCCAGCTCTCCGATCACATCTTTAAGTTTCGGCATACCGCCCTGGGCACCAAACCGCTCTACCGACAAACCGGAAGCCATGACTGCAAACGTCAGCGCCGTTTCCATGTTATCGTATAATCCAAGTGCTACGGCAAATGCGCCGTTAAATGTATCCCCTGCTCCCGTAGTATCAACTACATTAGATTTTCTTGCCGGCAAAGTCACTGCTTCTTTTTCATGATTGATGTAAATGACTCCTTTTTCCCCCAGGGTAATAATGAGTTTTTCCGGATATTGTTTTAATAAAGACTTAGTATCAGCCATATCTCCAAATATGATCCTGGCTTCATGTTCATTTGGAGTAATATAATCCACCAGTTCTACCAGTTCTCTTTTTATCTCTCTTGCCGGTGCAGGGTTTAATATGACCTTTACCCCATGATTCGCACATAGGCCAATGACATATTCCACGGTTTCCTGTAAAATCTCCTGCTGCAATAATACAATGTCGCAGGTTAATAACTTTTCTTTGATACCGTCAATGTACTCAATATCGACCGTATTATTTGCACCCGCTAAAACTATAATACAGTTATCGCTTTCCGCTACCGTTATCACAGCCAGCCCTGTCACCTGATTTTCAACTTCTTTTATATATTCTGTATGAATACCTTCATTTTTCAGGTTCTCAATCAGAGCTTTTCCATGGTCATCGCTTCCAACACAGCCAAACATCGTTACATCCGCGCCTAATCTCGCGGCCGCAACTGCCTGATTTGCACCTTTTCCTCCCGGGATATAGGAAATGGCATCGCCTGTAATCGTTTCCCCTTTACCCGGTATCCGCTGTGCTGTAACAGTCATATCCATATTGATGCTGCCTACAACTCCGATTTTCATTTCTATCTCACCTTTCCGAAATCTAAAATTGTCTAGTTTTGTTTGTAATACGGAATTTATGGTTGATAAAACGTTTTATCAACTTTGCAAATTCATATTATCATTATTTTTTATTCATGTCAATACAAAAAATAAGATTGATAAATCGTTTTATCAATATAAGTTGCTTTTTTATGTAAAATACGGTATTATTGTTCATATCAATACACCAGAGGTCAAAAACTATGTCCATAACAATAAAAGAAATAGCCAGATTAGCGGGAGTTTCTCCAAGCAGTGTATCCCTGGTTCTAAACAACAGACCAAATAGAATTTCTGAACAAAAGAAAAATCTTATCCTGCAGATTGCTGAGAATAACCAATATATTCCAAATGCGGCTGCACGCAGTCTGGTAACCAGAAAAAACAATACGTTTGGGCTTCTGATCCCTGATATAGAAAACCCTTTCTTTTCCAAATTATCAAAAACTTTAGAATTGCAGCTCAGAGCTGAAGGATATTCATTGATCATCGTTAACTCCAACGATACATTTGAAGGAGACATGATATTAATTGATCTTCTTGCAGCAAAAGGAATCGATGGAATATTTGTGGTAATTTCCAATGAATCCTATCTTCATCAGGATATTATCGAGCAGAAATTATCACAGCTTAACCTTCCATTTGTAATGGTTGACCGCATATTTGATTCATTTTCCTGTAATAAAATATATTTTGATAATGTAGAAGGTTCTTATATTGCAACAAGGTATCTTCTGGAGAAAGGCCATAGAAAGATTGCCTGTATCTGCAATACTTTCATTTCCCACAACTCTCTTTCCCGTATACACGGATACCGGAATGCAATGACGGAATATGGAATCAAGGTGCCGAAAGAGTATATCATTCCTGCAAACTACCGCATAGAAGGCGGATATGAAGCCGCCAAGCAAGTCCTTGATACGGATTGCACGGCCATATTTGTATGCAATGACATGATGACCCTGGGTATATTAAGATACTTTTCGGAGCAGGGTATCCATGTACCCGGAGATTACGCCATTGTAAGCTATGACAATCTGCTGTCTGATTATTTATTCGGAATAGAAATATCAAGTGTGAACCAGGACGTGGAAGAGCTTGGAATAAAGGCCTGGAACATTATGAAAGAAGCGGCCAGACAGGACAGGAAAAAAGAAACAAAACAAAAGGAAATATGTTTAATGCCCACATTGGTCATTCATTGAGACAGTCATACAACACAAAATAAAAAGGCATGTTCCAAAGCTATGCATGAAAACTCATAGCTCTGGAACATGCCTTCTCTTATTTTCACCTCAGAGAAATTCCTCCATCTCATCCTCCATCTGCCTTAAGGCAATGGCATACTTTTTAAATTCCTCTGCTGCCTGTTCTCTCTCTTCCCCCTTATAGCAGATCCTGTGCTCCATACTGGCCCATAAGTCCATGGACATGGTGCGCAGCTGTATTTCTACCGGGTAATATTCCATACCATCGGTGTGATAGACCGGAACTCCAAAAACAATGTGGGAACTTCTATATCCATTGGGCTTTGGATTGGCAATATAATCACTTTCCTTTATGATTACAATATCCGACTGCTTCTTTAACAGGCTGACAATGGCATAGATATCCGTGATAAAATAGCAGATGACCCGGATACCAGCAACATCCGTCAGATAGTTTCTGGCCGAATCCGCGCTGGCCTCATATCCGTTCTTATCCAGCTTGTTTTCAATGCTTTCCTTTTGCTTAATTCTGTACTGGATATGATGGATGGGGTAATTCTGGTTTTTTCTCCTGTAATCATTATTCAGCACATCCACTCTTACACGAATGTTTTTAAGCGCATCCTCATAGGGCTGGATAAAACAGAGATACTCTTCTTCAGTCATATTCCACCTCCCAGGCATTTCCTTGTCACAATTACTAAGTATACTGTTTTTTTGTGTCCATATGGTGTCCATAGTATGAACTCCTCATAAAAGAGTCCATGCTGATATGCAAAAAAACAGCCGGAAGGGATACATGTTGATCCCTGTCCGGCTGCCAGCAGGAATTATTCCTGCCCGTCTTTTGTTTCTTTATTTTCTATCTCTTCGTTCTCAGGCATCTCTTCCTGATGCTCGTCCCCTTTTGCCATTAGAATGCTGTTTACAGGCTCTTCCTCATCTGCAAACAGCGGCTTAAGCTGGTCCCCCTTCTCCTCTTCCTCTTTTGGAATATACTGATTAAACACGGGAGCAAGGATATAGGAGTTAATAAATGCTAAAAGCGGAAAGCCAAAGAGCATGAATACCATCAGCATCGGAGGTACCATAAGCAGGAATGCAGCCGCCAACAAAGCCCCGTCAATGGCAATCATTCCAATAGTGCGGAATAAATGGCGCAGAGACATAAAAAAGGCGTTGAAAAAGGTACGCTTTACCGTATTGAAAAATCTGGCCTGAAGTGGGAAAATATACGTAAAAACAGCCGCATAAATTAGAACCATTGCCAGGAACACGGTAAGCATCACCGTCCGGAAAGACCCGGAACCTGTAAACAATCTGGTAAAGAAGTATAAGTCAACTCCAAGAATCAATCCTACAACCAGAAGGATCAGCCAGATGATCGTGGACTGCTTAAAGTTTTCTTTAAATGACTTAAAAAAAGAACGGATAGTATACCCATCGTCATCTCTTGCAAGCTTTAAGGTTACATAATATACAGCTGTGGTAGAAGCTCCTATGGTAAAAATTGGAATGCTGCATATCAGCCATAAGATATTTAAAATAATCAGATCTCCAAATTTACCGATAAACCGCCATACCGGATTATCATAATTAAAAAAACCAGAAAACATACGTTCTTCCCCTTTTCATAGTGGCATTAAAAGATATTATAGCGGATTTACCCTTAAAAAGCAAACATTCTTTCTTATTTCACCAAAATTTTATTTTTATTTTAATGAAAATCCATGGTTGTGTGATATAATTAAAAAAGTACCTTTAATAATAAAGAAAGAGGCGTAAAACATGACCCCATACGAAGACAAAACCCTAAAAAACTCCATGCGGGAGGAACGGGACAAGCTGAAAAATATGAGTGTGAAAGACAGGCTCTGGTACATCTGGGAATATTACAAGATTCCCATCATCATTGCCGTTGTGTCCGTGATTTTTATCTCTTCCATTGGTTCGGCCATATATAACAACCGGTTTGAAACTGCTCTTTCCTGCGTTATTTTTAACAGCAGCCCTGCCGGTGAAGCTGATTCTGTTGATGATTACTTTAACCAGGGCTTCCGTCAATACATTGATCTTAATGAGGATGCAAAGATCGAGGTGGACTACTCCATGTCCCCGACCTTTGACGAATCCTCCATGAATGAATTTACCTATGCCCAGCTAGCCAAAATCACCGCCATGATATCCAGTAAGAGCCTGGATGTTATGATAGGAAATCCCGAAACCATAGACCACTTCGGTGAAATGGGCGGATTTGTTGACTTAAAGGAAATCCTCCCTGCAGACGTTTACGACAAGTTAAAGGAGCACCTCTATTTTGTAACCAATCAGGAAACCGGCGAAAACACGGCCTGCGGTCTTCTCATCGGCAACACGGATTTCTGCGATAAAACCGGCCTTATCATTGATGAGCCGATTCTTACCGTCATGAGCAATTCCACTCATACAGACACAGCCGTGGAACTGATCCGCTATGTGTTCGGGCAATAAGACGGAACCCAAGATCCTCTGCCAGCTTTATTGACGCTAAGTTCCGTTCGTCGATCCTTGCATAAATCTTCTCTGAAACAGCCAGGGCAGCGTAGGAAAGAATGGCCTTACAGGCTTCCTTTCCATATCCCTGCTGCCTGTATGGGGAAAAAATGTGATATCCCAGTTCCACTGGGGTATCATTCTTTTTTATTGCATCTAAAAACTCCTCCTGCCCGGTAATCTCTAAGTTGGATATCCCCGCCTTTCCCACAAGCTTTCCTTTCTCATGGTCAACTACGGCCCAAATACCGTACTCATAAAATCCGTATTGATGGCTGATGTAATCCTTCAGGGTTTCTTTCGTTGAAAACAGGAAGCCAGACTTCCCAGCCTCAGGCTCATCTGGTATAGAGACATAGTCCTGAGGAACGAATTCCCGGATTGTAAGGCGCCGGGTTTTGACTATATTCCACGGAAGTCCCTCTTTTCTCCTGATGACCCGCTCTAAAAATGCATCATCAATGTCATCAATATCCTCTACAACATAAGCGGCAGGGGCAAGGTTCTGATCCGTTCGTTCCCGGTCCCATAAACCAACAACGGCCCTGCCTTCCGCAAAAGCAGAACGCAGGGCCTCATGATCATCGGATATGGTAACCTGGAAAATCTTCCCTTCTACTATAATATCCCGATCCCAGATCATTGATTTAGCAGGTCTCCGGTTCCGGATATTCTTCCCCAAAGGTTTCCACTGTCATGGACTGGATCTTCTGCTCTTTCATGGGGCGGTCATTGTAATCGGTCTTCACATCAGCAATTTTGTTCACAATATCCATGCCTTCCGTGATCTTACCGAATGCAGCATAGGAACCATCCAAATGGGGAGAAGCCTTGTGCATAATGAAAAACTGGGAACCGGCAGAATTGGGGTTCATGGCTCTTGCCATGGAAAGCACTCCCTCTGAATGCTTGAATGCATTGTTTACGCCGTTCTGGCTGAACTCTCCTTTAATGGAATAGCCTGGACCTCCCATTCCGCTTCCTTCCGGACATCCTCCCTGAAGCATGAACCCATTGATAACTCTGTGGAAGATCAGTCCGTCATAAAAACCTTTTTTAATTAAACTGATAAAATTATTTACTGTGTTTGGTGCAATCTCCGGATAAAGCTCTGCTTTCATCACATCACCGTTATCCATTGTAATCGTAATAACCGGATTTTTCATGTTTTCTCCCTTTCTGCTTTCCTGCCCATGTTCTTTGGGCATAAAGGTATACCAATAAGGTATTTATTGCGTCAGATTCCGCATATGGCTATATTTTATCAAATACTCCTATATTTGTATAGTCCCATTTGAATACAGTTCTGTATATATCCTATCGTTCATACTTTGTTTAAATTTCATTCAAAAACCTTTTACACAAATAACATGATTTCTTCATGTTTCATGGATATACTTAAAACATAAAATACAAATTGCTTATAAGATTTTTTTCATAATACTCGAGCTGGTAATTTATTATCAGCTCTCCTCCCTTTTTGAAACAACTTTTTGAAAAGCGTATTGCATGACTGGTTTCAGGATCAGCCATGTAATACGCTTTTTTATTTGGTCATGCTATTTTATTTGGAATTTGTTTCATATGGATTTATAACAGTTAGGCCGCATCCTCCGGCTTGCTCCTATAATCCCCCCAGATTCACAAGCTCCGGGGATTGGGCGCAATTCTCAAAAAGACTTGCCATTCTTACCTGTATATTGTCATAAGTCTTGAAAAAATATTCACATGTAGCTGTATTGATAAAGGCCGTATATTTGGTGTAATCATATGAATTCCGGCTTGTTACGACTGCTCCTTTCGGAATGGAAACGCTATCCATGACATGAAAGCATGAAACTACCCCTTCCATACGGCTTTGAGGTATCGGAATAAATGATTTTAAATAAGCGGTCCTGACAAAGCGCTCCGGGGAGGTATACCCTCCCGGCAGAGTCTGGGTGCCTCCCGCCTGTCCAAATGGAATCAGCCGGACATTCCCCCAGGTATCCTCCTCGGACTGATAGGGAGAAGCCTCCATATAATTTCTCAGGTTCGTCTTATGCCACTGATAATCGGGACTGTTTGCCATAACGCCAACAGAATTTGCCATTACCTCCATCCCTCTTTCCGTCTGCTCTATGACAACACATTCCCCGCTGCGGTCTACCGCCATCCAGTGCAATGGGGCCACAGTCTGTGTCACCGGATCCTCAACTCCTACGATTGAGAGATTCTTAAGTAATTGCCGTAAATCATCGACATCTGCGCATCTTCCTAAAATATAATGAAGGAAATCAATGGATGGGATTTGTTTCCTGTACCTTAAATCATGAATGGTATCATATTGAGCATAGCCTGCAAAATAAAGTGCAGCAGCAGCAAAACCCATCTCATTGACCCCATCAAAAAATCCCAGGTCCCCATCCAGTTCCGGCCCAATTCCGATAAAACAGTAAATATCCTGGATTTTCTCCATATTTAATGAATTATCCCATTCATAATTCTTAGGAATTATGTAAAGATGAGGCTTTATATCATAAGAAAAATCCATATTCCTTCCAAAAAAGGTTTCCCCTTGCCGGGTTCTTAAGGTAAATGCCGTGCACATAAAAATTACCTCCCTTATTGTAAATTGCTTATTTATTTATATGGGGGCCTGTGGTTTTTATGTATGTAATATAGGGGATAAGACAAAGGGGCTGTCAAAAAATAGTATCGCTTAAAATAGTATGCAAAAATGAGCTTTGATTGGATTTAATCCATTTTCAAAGCTCATCTTCTGCCTAAAACGCTATTTTAATATATAGCTGCCATTGCAATTAATTGCAGCCCATATACAGGCTACAGGGATTCCAGCACTCCTTTTAACTCATCTATGCCATCTACAGGCTTCATGCACGCCCCATTACGGCAGACATAATATTTGCTTCCTTCAGAAGGAACCGGATAATCTGCCGTGAACGGTGCTGCCTCTGACAGGGCATCCTTGTTCTGAGGAGTTTTTAAGATCACGCTGATATCAGGCTTCGGACTTCTTTGTAAGCTCTGAAGCTCTGTTAATATAGAATCCTCTGCGGAAACACAAACAATTTCCGTAGATGGATAAAGGATGCTTTGAAATGCAAGCAGAGAAAAGCAGTAGTTTGCAGGGCTTTTTTCCACCTCTTGCGTCAGGTAAGATACCTGCTTTTCCAGAACGTTCTGCCATTTGATTTTCCCGGTCAGGTGATAGAGCCTGCTTATTACATATGCGGCAACGGAATTTCCTGAAGGAAGCGCACCATCGTAAAGCTCCTTGGGACGGCTTATGAGTTTATCCCTGTCATGAGCATACATATAAAACCCTCCCTGAACTTCATCATAAAACAGTTCAAGCATCTTTTCAGATATTTCAGCGGCAATATTAAGATATTTGATATCAAAGGAAGCCTCATATAACTCCAGCAGGCCAAAGGCATAAAACGCGTAATCGTCAAGCTGTCCGTCGTGAACTGCCTGCCCCTCCCGGTAACGGATAAAGAGCCTTCCCTGTTCAGAGGTCAAATTCTTCTCTATAAACGCCTGCGCATTCTTTGCCGCATCAAGGCACCAGGCATCTCCCAGTACCTCATATGATTTTGCAAGTGCCCCGATCATAAGTCCGTTCCAGGAAGTCAATATCTTATCATCCGTATGAAGGGATGTCCTTGTTATTCGGTAATCATAAAGCTTTTTACACAGATCCTCTAATTTATCACTGTTAGAGCCGTAATTTTCATTTTCTATAAGATTTGGAATATTCTTTCCCTCAAAATTACCTTGTTTTGAAATTCCAAACCATTTGCAGAATTCATCTGCATCGCCGTTAAGAATCTGTTCGATTTCTTCCTTCTGAAACGTATAAAACTTTCCTTCCACCCCTTCGCTGTCAGCGTCCTGACCGCAGTAAAACCCGCCCTGCTCATCAGTCAGCACGTCTTTTACATAACGAAGAATTCCCCGGGATACCCTGGCATAAAGGCTGTCCCCCGTCAAGGCAAAGGCTTCTGTGTAGGCATACAGCAAAAGCGCATTGTCATACAGCATTTTTTCAAAATGGGGCACAAGCCATTTTTCATCTGTGGAATAACGGGAAAAACCGCCTCCGATGTGGTCGTATATTCCGCCCCGGTACATTTGCTTAAGGGTCGTTTCCGCAGCGAGAAGAGCAACTTTATCTTTTTCATAAAAGTAATGCCTTAAAAGGAAAAGCAGATTATGTGGCATAGGAAATTTGGGCGCCCTTCCAAAGCCTCCCCATTTCTTATCAAAAGACCTCTTTAACAGGCTTGAAGCTGACAGAAATAAGTCTTTATCCGGTTCCCTGCCCTCATTATTAACAGATGTCCCTTCCTTGTTTAAATATCCGGTTATCTCATCTCCCGCTTCCAGAAGCTTATGTTTCTCATTTTCCCAAAGCTTCCGGATAGAGGTTAAAACATCCAGAAGACCGGCAGATCCCCATCTTGAAAATTTAGGCAGATAGGTCCCGGCATAAAAAGGCTTTTGATCCGGTGTCATAATGATCGTTAATGGCCACCCGCCGGAACCGGTGAGAGCCTGGCAGACCGACATATATACGGAATCAATATCCGGCCGCTCTTCCCTGTCCACCTTTATTGCCACATAAAACTCATTAAGAACATCCGCTGCCTCCTGGTCTTCAAAAGACTCATGAGCCATGACATGACACCAGTGACAAGTACACATATTCAACCGGAGTTAGCTATACCCAATAGATAAAAAGATGGGCTTATCTTCTTCTTTCGCCTTGGAAAAAGCCTCTTCTCCCCAAGGAAACCATTTCACCGGGTTATATGCATGCTGTAGTAAATAGGGGGATTTTTCATAGATTAATCTATTGGGTACTCTATCAACGTTTGACATATGGCATCACCTCCTTTATTTTTCTATATTTTAATAATTTGGTTAAAATTATAACAATCCTTATGAAGTCTGTAAACTTCTTGCGGTTTCTATTATTTTACCATTGATACATAGGTTTCGCTTAAAGTAAATTTTTATACTTATACCACTTTTATTCTGCTAAAAGCTTGTGATAAAAGTACCTCTTATTATAACAGTAGAAATAATACCGGAATTAGACAGAGGAACTTTTGGCTGCCGGCATAATTTTGTAATAATGATTTGCTTTTTCCTTCATATTTTGATATTATATCATGATATTCCAGTATTTTCCTATATAATACTTTTGAATTCTGATATGCAAGATCGAAGATTGAAACAATTGACAATGGATGAGTTAATGAATATATAAATTTAACGGGGTGGCGGAATGGACGATATAAAACACAAGCTGACGGTATTAGCTCGTATTGCAGAAGAATTTAATCACAAAGATGTTACATGGGCCGTTGGAGCCTCCTTGCTGTTATACTTCAAAGGAATTACATCTGAGTTTCATGATATAGATATTATGATTGCGGAAGAAGATGTGGAAACAGTTAAAGATACCTTATTATCTTTGGGTGATATTCAACAGCCTAATCCAAATGCCAAATATAAAACAAAATGTTTTTTGGAGTTTCATGTTGATGATGTAGATATCGATGCAATGGCCGGATTTGTTATCGTGAACCAAGATAAGGAATATTATTTCCCATTAAAAAAGGAAAATATTAAAGATTTCACTGAAGTTCATGGAATTAAGATTCCCTTGCAGTCGGTTGA is a genomic window of Lacrimispora sphenoides containing:
- a CDS encoding sugar ABC transporter ATP-binding protein; translation: MQIEMKGICKSFSDHAVLSDAGFSLKSGEVHALMGENGAGKSTLMKILTGIYEKDSGTVLIDGEEVVYKTPKEAEHAGIILIHQELNVLFDLTVEENLFLGKEITTRGGICNKKEMQKQAETILDKLGVKIPVKKRMAELAVGQQQMIEICRALMSEAKVIIMDEPTAALTASETEILFKVIKKLQKDGVSIIYISHRMEEIFELCDRITVLRDGQYVGTKETKDTNEKDIVKMMIGREIGERYPERKSSIGKEILKVSGFTKKGIYENINFSVKEGEVLGVSGLMGAGRTEIMRSIFGNMQHDGGDIFIDGTKCSIDNPAAAIKYGIGFITEDRKTEGLMLEDSIKNNISLTNLASISDRYHVINKGKEKSLAANAINELKIRCFHQAQECGKLSGGNQQKVVFAKWVYTNPRILILDEPTRGVDVGAKKEIYNIINELAAKGVAIIMVSSELPEILGMSDRIMIIREGTVRGILNKGEANQEKIMTLATGGKL
- the rbsD gene encoding D-ribose pyranase yields the protein MKRNGILNSSISSVLSSMGHTNSICIGDCGLPIPDETKRIDLALRFNIPSFLETLDAVTDDMAVESYILAEEMKEHNPEMVENIRSMMKKKFPDAVECFTSHENLKEQTKTCKAVIRTGEITAFANIILVSACIFAAQG
- the rbsK gene encoding ribokinase, producing the protein MKIGVVGSINMDMTVTAQRIPGKGETITGDAISYIPGGKGANQAVAAARLGADVTMFGCVGSDDHGKALIENLKNEGIHTEYIKEVENQVTGLAVITVAESDNCIIVLAGANNTVDIEYIDGIKEKLLTCDIVLLQQEILQETVEYVIGLCANHGVKVILNPAPAREIKRELVELVDYITPNEHEARIIFGDMADTKSLLKQYPEKLIITLGEKGVIYINHEKEAVTLPARKSNVVDTTGAGDTFNGAFAVALGLYDNMETALTFAVMASGLSVERFGAQGGMPKLKDVIGELESQSDGSNAGDSCGIGGKP
- a CDS encoding LacI family DNA-binding transcriptional regulator; its protein translation is MSITIKEIARLAGVSPSSVSLVLNNRPNRISEQKKNLILQIAENNQYIPNAAARSLVTRKNNTFGLLIPDIENPFFSKLSKTLELQLRAEGYSLIIVNSNDTFEGDMILIDLLAAKGIDGIFVVISNESYLHQDIIEQKLSQLNLPFVMVDRIFDSFSCNKIYFDNVEGSYIATRYLLEKGHRKIACICNTFISHNSLSRIHGYRNAMTEYGIKVPKEYIIPANYRIEGGYEAAKQVLDTDCTAIFVCNDMMTLGILRYFSEQGIHVPGDYAIVSYDNLLSDYLFGIEISSVNQDVEELGIKAWNIMKEAARQDRKKETKQKEICLMPTLVIH
- a CDS encoding GTP pyrophosphokinase, with translation MTEEEYLCFIQPYEDALKNIRVRVDVLNNDYRRKNQNYPIHHIQYRIKQKESIENKLDKNGYEASADSARNYLTDVAGIRVICYFITDIYAIVSLLKKQSDIVIIKESDYIANPKPNGYRSSHIVFGVPVYHTDGMEYYPVEIQLRTMSMDLWASMEHRICYKGEEREQAAEEFKKYAIALRQMEDEMEEFL
- a CDS encoding YesL family protein; translation: MFSGFFNYDNPVWRFIGKFGDLIILNILWLICSIPIFTIGASTTAVYYVTLKLARDDDGYTIRSFFKSFKENFKQSTIIWLILLVVGLILGVDLYFFTRLFTGSGSFRTVMLTVFLAMVLIYAAVFTYIFPLQARFFNTVKRTFFNAFFMSLRHLFRTIGMIAIDGALLAAAFLLMVPPMLMVFMLFGFPLLAFINSYILAPVFNQYIPKEEEEKGDQLKPLFADEEEPVNSILMAKGDEHQEEMPENEEIENKETKDGQE
- a CDS encoding GNAT family N-acetyltransferase; protein product: MIWDRDIIVEGKIFQVTISDDHEALRSAFAEGRAVVGLWDRERTDQNLAPAAYVVEDIDDIDDAFLERVIRRKEGLPWNIVKTRRLTIREFVPQDYVSIPDEPEAGKSGFLFSTKETLKDYISHQYGFYEYGIWAVVDHEKGKLVGKAGISNLEITGQEEFLDAIKKNDTPVELGYHIFSPYRQQGYGKEACKAILSYAALAVSEKIYARIDERNLASIKLAEDLGFRLIARTHSGSVPRLCLYEWNCS
- a CDS encoding peptidylprolyl isomerase codes for the protein MKNPVITITMDNGDVMKAELYPEIAPNTVNNFISLIKKGFYDGLIFHRVINGFMLQGGCPEGSGMGGPGYSIKGEFSQNGVNNAFKHSEGVLSMARAMNPNSAGSQFFIMHKASPHLDGSYAAFGKITEGMDIVNKIADVKTDYNDRPMKEQKIQSMTVETFGEEYPEPETC
- a CDS encoding choloylglycine hydrolase family protein; this translates as MCTAFTLRTRQGETFFGRNMDFSYDIKPHLYIIPKNYEWDNSLNMEKIQDIYCFIGIGPELDGDLGFFDGVNEMGFAAAALYFAGYAQYDTIHDLRYRKQIPSIDFLHYILGRCADVDDLRQLLKNLSIVGVEDPVTQTVAPLHWMAVDRSGECVVIEQTERGMEVMANSVGVMANSPDYQWHKTNLRNYMEASPYQSEEDTWGNVRLIPFGQAGGTQTLPGGYTSPERFVRTAYLKSFIPIPQSRMEGVVSCFHVMDSVSIPKGAVVTSRNSYDYTKYTAFINTATCEYFFKTYDNIQVRMASLFENCAQSPELVNLGGL
- a CDS encoding nucleotidyltransferase domain-containing protein, yielding MDDIKHKLTVLARIAEEFNHKDVTWAVGASLLLYFKGITSEFHDIDIMIAEEDVETVKDTLLSLGDIQQPNPNAKYKTKCFLEFHVDDVDIDAMAGFVIVNQDKEYYFPLKKENIKDFTEVHGIKIPLQSVDEWRNYYELMGRNEKVKMIDTYADSH